GGTCAAAGTACACAAGTGGGTCTGAACAATCAATTATTTCCAGCGAGGTATCATTACTTAAGGAAGGGCCAATTTTTCAATCAACAACCTACTTTACAATCTCTCACAGGAATGGAGCTCAAACCTGGGTACCGCTGTATGAGTGAACCAGAGATCTGTGTGTTcacacgtgcatgtgtgtgtgtgccgtcacTGTTAATCACTTCCTCCACCTTTCAAAATAGGGAGGGCAGCCAAAAGCCCCCTGCCAGGCTTCCTCATGGAGCTACGCCACAGGGCCAGCCAGGTCTCATCAAGGAGGGGCACCACAGGGACAAGTCAGGTGTTGTACGAGACACGGCGAGGACCCAAATTGATTTCAAAAGCCAGGGGGACTTACACGTTTACCTCGTCAAGCGAGCGGGCAGAGCAAAGAGCATACACAAAATGAAGTGGAAAGTAAAATAAAGCAGAGGAAAGGGTTATGGGGTTGTGTGGGGGTCCCACGATAATGATATTCTCTCCCTCCCAGCTGCACCTTGCCAGTTTTCATATCCCCCTTATCCGAGACGGGCAGAGGCTGTAAAGGGGCCACCGACTGATACAATTCCTGGCACTGCTTTTGCTTCATGCTACTCTCCTCACAATTATCTTCCCCTGGCAATCATTCCTCCCTCTACTGGCAGATGTAAGaggctcctctctcccccctttagaTTGGGCTCCCTGGTGACCCTGGTAGCCTAGCTATGTCGGAAATTATCCCTACTGTAGCATTACTTGCATTATCTGGCTGGTTGATGCAATCTCTTTCTTCAAGATTGCCCCAAAATGGCTGCAGGTATGACTTTAGAGACCTCGCACTGACTCTAGATTACTCTAGATTTCCAGATACAACTGGGAATTACAAGAAGGTGAAAGAAAAAACCTCAGGCAACAGTTGTGTCTATGTCAAATGGCTTTGAAAAATGGCTGCAGGCTGGGGAAATAGAGGGGGGTGCATCTATGTGCAAGtgggggaggagagatagagagaaaatacATAGTGATGTGTTCTTTATCATATAGTTATTTATTGTCATTGTCAAATGGCAGCATACACACTGAGCAACTCAGGTTTGGTTGGCACGTACACAACTCTGAGTAAATGATCGGTCCTCAAAAGCAATGCAAGTCTATGTGTATAAAACATTTACAGTACAATGAAATCACACACTGTATTGCATAAATTCATTATCAATAATAGCAGAAAGTAATTTGGTGCCCTTGCATGACCATTGGTTGTGCTGGTTGGAATGGAGATCTGGGGAGGGAGAGGGCCCAGTGGGTTGACAGTGGGGTTGAGGGGTGGTGGAGGTGCTGGAGGTCATTCCAGACtctggggccaggtgattggccCGATGGTGAGGGGGTTGAGGGAGACAGACTTGGCCACAGAGCGGGACCTCCTCCTGGAACACACTGGAGAGCAGGGTGAGCTTCTGTGGTTACACAGGCTGAGGCGGCAGTGCAGGAAGACGTAATGGTAGCCCCCATACAGCAGAGCAGAGAAGCGAGCCTGGAGGGATGAGGCGCTTTCCTCGACTGTCACGTATGGTATGATTGCTTGGACAGCTGTCCTGAATTATGTAGTATCGAAGGAGGTTGTCAGGGCTGGAGGATTCCGTGGTGAAGCAGTCATCTAGAACGACCACGAAAAGCTCCGGGTCTGACTCGTCTACGGACACGCCCACATGCAGGGAGGAACCCACAAGCAGAGTGACTGCCTGACCAGCTGGGTAAGGCTCTGTGTAGTTGGAGTTACGATACAGAAACATGGAGGCTCTGGCCTTGGCACCGACAACTGCATTGTCAGTTGGTAGATGGGGTCTGATGGGCACATCCAGGCTGCTCTCTATCTCCAGAGGATAGATACAGGAGAAAGGAAAGCTAAGGGGAGAATCATTTTGTGCATCTACTGGATAAACTAATATGCTGTTGGAGTAGACAGCATGAGTACCATTTGTCTTCACTGTGTTTCCACAGTGTCCCTCCCTGCACTCCACCTGGTACCACACCATGCCATTACGATCAAGTCTGATCATTTCTACAGGTAGCACATACCATAGTGTTGACGTCTGCACAGTAGGCAAAGGCGCAATATGTTGGACTGACAAACTTGTAGACATAGTAGTTTCTATAGCAGGCTTTGACATGGATTGGGGTTTGTTTATATTGGCAGCAGCTATCATAGCTCCCACAGATACCCCGCTGAACCACTCCGTCCGACAGCTGGGGGTGGGGATCTGTGAGCCACATCGGGCTGTTGGTACCATGTGTACTTTTGCACACACCTCTCTGGCATCTGaacactggtgtcccccaggaaCATGTGATATCAGCCCCGAAAGTTGATATCCTTGTCGCAGTTCCCTTTACCTCTGTAGTTGGTGGCACGCCAGGTGTCATTCAGTACAGAGTAGTGCTGGCAGGGGTCTGCACAATGAGATGTTCCACCAATACTGATACAGTCCTGTCCCACTGGACACTCTGTGTTCCCACACATAAACTGGACAGAGTGGGGGTCCACGTTTGGGCTGGTGTGCTGGACTGAGCGGAGGTTATCGTCAGAAGGCACCAGGCAGTTGAAGGACCCAGGGGTGTTCTCACAGACCTGAGGGGCGCAGGGCTGGTCAGGAAGGGGACACTCGTCAACATCCACACAACCCAGTATAGAGGACCAGCGGTAACCTTGATGACAGCAGGAGCCGCTTTTGCAGATCTTGGGGTCATAGCAGGTGATGCCGTTGCCGACAAAGCCGTCTTGACAGGTGCAGGTGAAAGACCGTGTTGGAAAGGCATCTACCCTCTCAAGTTCTACAGATGAGACCAGACAGGTGGCTTGGTAATGACACGTCTCACAGCTGGTGACAACTGTACCTGACCTATCACCAGTGCTGGCCTGTATAaacaggagcagcagcagagcctCTGATGTCATCACTAAGAGCCCCATCATTTAGATCAAAACAGCCTACACACCATTCACAGGAAGTATGTGCTGGCTTCTACCTGTGAACTTGAGAATTTAAATTTTTCCAGAGACATCATGTGACTATCGATAAAATACTTCTTTGTTGTGATTACGTGCATGGAGTTACTTATTGATCACTATAAAAACTGATAGCTCAAGTATAAATTAAAGACTCTTCATCTGAAAAATATGGCTCCACTTAATCTGCGTAATTCTTGTCCCATGTAAAATACAACCTTGGAGATTCTAAAGTTGTTGAACCGATAAGCTTTGACTTAATTTACAATTGTACATCTGACACTGACACATTTATTTGATTAGGATTTGATTGTGTTATTTTCCCATAATAGTCCCCCTGCAGAATGAGTCATGCAAAGTAAACTTCCCTAGTGAAAAGTAAACTTCCCTATTGAAAAGTAAACTTCCCTATTGCATAATTGTCCCTATTGCAACAGCAcacataaaaaaaactgaaacagCACAAACAAAAGAACAACATGAATGACCTTAACTTGGAATCGGATTGAGTCGTGATTCTTTGTGGTTTTAAATATAATTTGTTTGGCATTTTGGAAGTTGTTTTTCTGTTGCACTATGCAGATACAAGTTGAAAAGCCACAGAATATTAAAAGTAACATTTATAATTAAAGAATTAAAGAGTCACGATATTCTGAGTGAGAATTCGTATCAAACCCACCAAACAGATCAGTATGTAAATAGACAATGTTCTAATAGCTAGTTgtattgctgttctgatgtccttgGAGAAATATAATGGCCTCCAGAACGTGCCAAAAAAATTCCTTGAAATCCATCATGTTAGATGTTACTTCTTGGATGTTAATCTGACTTTAAATATCCATTTACGCACAACAAAAGCAGAGCTGGCTATCACTTTGTTTTTTGTATCACATTTCCACAACGCATGTAAAGAAAAAATGATGACCCCATTATCTAGGCCGTGCAAGCATTGGAATAGCTTTATATGTTTTATTTCTTCACTAAGACCTCTGTTCAAAATATATTTCCAAATGAGGAGTGAGCTACTCATATTAAAGGGAAATTTCACAGTTTTTCAacttcatctccagcaccaccccaacatcaacatatgtgaaaattgcacgtttctatgttttgttgaaAAGAAGATAGAGGAAGTTAAGTGTTTCCAATGtcatcatcaaccaattagtaggcaatgcctgctcataattggttaaaatcacacaatgcacaccgatgatgtcattggaaacacttatcttttttactacaaaacatagaaacgcaccattttcacatatgttgatgttggagtGGTGCTTTTTTAAATGTCCCTTTAAAGCCACTCACGAGATTAACATTCTCATTTCAAAGGAGGCCAGACATTGTGATTGTGCTTTGCCTGCCTAGCCTGTTCTTCGTCGGCCTGTAGTATTTATTACCATTGGCTCAGAAGGTATTATCAGCGTTCATTCAGTGCAGCACTTGCACACATGACAGTTCATTTTCTGCATGATGTCACAAAAGTCGATACCATCTTGTAAAGACAAATACCAGATAACGCTGGCTAACTGATGCAATTTGGGGGAAGACCCTTAATCATGGGGTCATAGCAGGTGGTGCCTTCATGAACCATAAACCACTTCAAATCTCATACAACAAGACAGTCTGTCTATCTAATTAGCTGGACTGGATAAATGTTTTGCTGGCCTGCCCTTTATTTGAGTATGTTTCCATGTGTATTGCTATAGTAAACTCAATTACTTGAGCATATTGTATAATATTTAAGTGATACACCTGTACAATGTTGTGCATTGCATGTGATACATGTTGTATTTTTGTTAACTCCTAGATGCACTTTTTTTTTCTAAAATGAAATGAACGTCTCTTTGAATAAGAGTTGGTAAGCAAGGCAAGGGAAATATGTAACCTCCCACAAAGCAGCCACCCCCTGCCCAGCagggaactgagaagtggtacaACACAAAGCAGCCATCCTCTGCCCAGCAGGGAACTGAGAAGTGATACAACACAAAGCAGCCATCCCCTGCCCAGCAGGGAACTGAGAAGTGGAAGCAATACAAAAGACAACCATTAGTTTGAgagtattttaactttttgtattgtttgttggtttggcaatgccactgtcagccagagaaatatgctgagaaggattatcaccacagcaagcaaggtacttggagtcaaactgACAGGCCTGGATGAAATCTTTATAGTCATGGCCCTCCACAAGGCTCACAAAATaattttagacccaagccaccccctgtacccGGACTTTGAACTACTCCACTCTGGGCAcaggtatagggcacccctcGGCAGTaaaaacagaactagacaatcatttgtgccaggtgtgatatctctcctaaatagctcgggctaatgttcctatcgacccagtaaagccagcaggctagtctctttttattggtatgtaactgttatgaaagttgtattgtcaaattgttttgtatttaaacacCACCTCAAACATGTACATGACACTGTAAGAAAATTTTCCCATGGGAAAAACGACATGCAACAATCTTCCTAACAAGGTCAATGCTTTAAGCTTGAATATTTTAGTGGGTCGCAAAAGTTTTATTTCCTTGTCTCAAGTGAGCTAAGCACAGATTGGAAACTTGAGTGAGTCAGGTTTTTTTTTACCTGACTTTGTCTGTTAAGATTCTGAGATAACtgtatggtgtccatattaggacatccTTGGTCTCAGACACTGTCGTACAAGTTACATACAAAAACATGTTGGCAGGGAAGATACAAGGTCATAATGATGTGGATTTACCACAATACAGGTCTGATTCAATCAATTTGTTTAACGTATACACAATACACTGTCCACAAATTGTTTGATCATCTTATTATAAGAATCCTGTTCTAATGCTACAATAGCCCCGAGTTGATCACATGGGGGATATTACGGAGATGTAATGACGTATTAAACGACAGGTTCACTCATTTATCTATATCAGGACTAATTAGGGTTCTGAATTCAATTGTTAATTTGTGAAAAGGTATTATGTGCCTAAAACATGCATGTTCCTCATTAAGCTCTTACAGAATGTAAAGTAAACAACACCATTAACTACTCTGAAGGCAAGGACATGGTAGTAAAAGTAGCATGGTACTAAACACATACTATATGCAGATATTAACCCGCAATGATACACGTTCAATTTACAGTGAATCCCCTACACAGGACAATTGAAGTTTTAGGGATATTTCTTTTTTATCAAAGTGAACTTTCCGGACCACCTGCACTGACTGAATGCCTGATGTACTGTTAATAGCCAGCACCATATTGCCGCTAAGCCTATCACTGGCGATATCAACTATGAACACCGAAAGGTTCTTTCTTCCTCAGAGAGATAAGCATTATAGCATGAGATGAGAATGAATGTCTCCATTCTGGGAGTGTTAAAATCACCCAAAAGCGGCTCTTAATGTGGGCAAGTCATGGTGATATGATATACTGTATAATGAAGTCTCTTATAAGAATTAAGCTGTAGCTTTCACGTCTCAGCATGGACCCTCAGATAA
The sequence above is drawn from the Salmo salar chromosome ssa05, Ssal_v3.1, whole genome shotgun sequence genome and encodes:
- the LOC106604582 gene encoding LOW QUALITY PROTEIN: uromodulin-like (The sequence of the model RefSeq protein was modified relative to this genomic sequence to represent the inferred CDS: deleted 2 bases in 1 codon), giving the protein MTSEALLLLLFIQASTGDRSGTVVTSCETCHYQATCLVSSVELERVDAFPTRSFTCTCQDGFVGNGITCYDPKICKSGSCCHQGYRWSSILGCVDVDECPLPDQPCAPQVCENTPGSFNCLVPSDDNLRSVQHTSPNVDPHSVQFMCGNTECPVGQDCISIGGTSHCADPCQHYSVLNDTWRATNYRGKGNCDKDINFRGISHVPGGHQCSDAREVCAKVHMVPTARCGSQIPTPSCRTEWFSGVSVGAMIAAANINKPQSMSKPAIETTMSTSLSVQHIAPLPTVQTSTLWYVLPVEMIRLDRNGMVWYQVECREGHCGNTVKTNGTHAVYSNSILVYPVDAQNDSPLSFPFSCIYPLEIESSLDVPIRPHLPTDNAVVGAKARASMFLYRNSNYTEPYPAGQAVTLLVGSSLHVGVSVDESDPELFVVVLDDCFTTESSSPDNLLRYYIIQDSCPSNHTIRDSRGKRLIPPGSLLCSAVWGLPLRLPALPPQPV